The DNA region TCGATGCCGCCGATGGCGAACCAGGGCCGGTCCTGGGCGAGGTCGGCGGCGTGCCGGACCAGGCCGAGGCCCGGCGCGTACCGCCCCGGCTTGGTGGGGGTGGGCCAGCAGGGGCCGGTGCAGAAGTAGTCCACGCCCGGCTCGGCGGCGGCCGCGTCGACCTCGTCCTCGGCGTGGCAGGAGCGGCCGATCAGGACCTGCTCGCCGAGGATCGCGCGGGCGGCGGGCACGGGCAGGTCGCCCTGGCCGAGATGCAGCACATCGGAAGCGATCGCGTGGGCGACGTCGGCCCGGTCGTTGACGGCGAGGAGCTTGCCGTGCCGGCGGCAGGCCTCGGCGAACACGGCGAGGTGCTCGAGCTCCTCGCCGGCCTCCATGCCCTTGTCGCGGAGCTGCACGATGTCGACGCCGGAGGAGAGCACGGCGTCGAGGAAGGCGGGCAGGTCGCCCTGGCGCTTCCGGGCGTCCGTGCACAGGTAGAGGCGGGCGTCGGCGAGCTGCGCGCGAGGCGTGGACATTGGGTTCCCCCCGTCGGGTGGTGCCGGTGCCGGGCCGGCCGTCCGCTCGGGGGACGGCCGGCCCGGCACCGCTGGTGGTGTCGAACGGATCAGACGGCGATCAGACGGCGAGCGCCTGGGCGCGGCGCTTCACCTCCGTGCCGCGATTCTCGTTGAGGGCCTGCGCCGGGGTGCCGGGCAGGGACGGGTCCGGGGTGAAGAGCCACTCCAGCATCTCTTCGTCGGTGAAGCCGTCGTCCCGCAGCAGCGTCAGCGTGCCGACCAGGCCCTTGACGACCTTGTCGCCCTGGATGAAGGCGGCCGGCACCTGGAGGATCTTCTCGCCGGGGCGCACTTCGCGGCGCACGGCGATGAGCTGGCCTTCCTTCACCAGCTGCCGCACGCGCGTCACCTCGACGTCGAGCATCTCCGCGATGTCGGGGAGGAAGAGCCAGCCGGGGACGAGAGCATCGGTCTTTGCGTCAATCTCGGTCACAGGACAAGCCTGCCATCCCGGACTGACAGTCGGTAGTCGGGCCCTACCGGACTGCCGCCTTCAGGGGGACGGAGGGGTCGGCGGCCCGCGCCGGGTCGACCGGAGTGCGCCGCTCGATCAGCCGGCGGCCCTGGGCGAGGTCGCGGGGCCGGCCGACGGCGAGCAGGGCGACCGGCGTCTCCCCGCGCAGCCACAGCACCGACCAGGTCGCGTCGGCGGGGTCGCCGCGCCACAGCAGGGTGTCGGCGGCGCCGTGGTGCCCGGCGTACTGGACGAAGCGGCCGAACTGCTCGGACCAGAAGTACGGGACCGGGTCGTAGGGCTCGGGCGCGCCGCCGAGGATGTCGGCGGCGACGGTGCGGGGGCCCTGGAGGGCGTTGTCCCAGTGGTGCACGAGGAGCCGCTCGCCGTAGCGGGCGGAGGGGAAGGAGGCGCAGTCGCCGACCGCGTACACGTCGGGCAGGGAGGTGCGCAGCCGGTCGTCGGCGGTGAGCGCGCCGCTGGGGTCGAGGGCGGCGCCGGAGCCGGCCAGCCAGTCGGTGGCGGGGCGGGCGCCGATGCCGACGACGACGGCGTCGGCGGGCAGCTCGGCGGTGGTGCCGTCGGGTCCGTCGAGGACGACCCTGCCCTCCTCGACCCGTCGCACGCGCGCGTGCAGCCGGAGGTCGGCGCCGCTGGCGGTGTACCAGGCGCCCATGGGGGCGGTGACCTCGGCGGGCAGGGCGCCGGCGAGGGGGCGGTCGGCGGCCTCGACCACGGTGACGTCGCAGCCGGCCTCGCGGGCGGCGGTGGCGAACTCGGCGCCGATCCAGCCGGCGCCGACGACCACGACGGCGTGGCGGCGTTCCAGGACGGGGCCGAGGCGGACGGCGTCGTCGAGGGTGCGCAGCAGATGGACGCCGGGGACGCCCTCGGAGCCGGGCAGGGTGAGCGGGTACGCGCCGGTGGCGACGACGAGGACGTCGTACGGCACGGGGCCGGTCTCGGTGTCGACCTCGTGGTCGGCGGGGCGCAGTCCGGTGACCTCGACGCCGAGCCGGAGGTCGATACCGAGGGCGGTGAAGTCGATGTCGAAGGCGGAGCCCTCGGCCTTGCCGAGCAGGACGGCCTTGGACAGCGGGGGCCGGTCGTAGGGCTGGTGGGGTTCGGCGCCGATGAGGACGACGGGGCCGGTGAAGCCCTGTTCGCGCAGGGCGACGGCGGTCTGGACGCCCGCCATTCCGGCGCCCACGATCACGACGCGCCGCCCGTTCGACTGCGGTTGCTGCTTCTGCTCGCTCACCCGACCACCATACGCATCTGACGGTCCGTCAGGAAATGACCCCCGGGACGGGCCCGGGGCGGGGCCCTGTGGACCGGACGCGGGC from Streptomyces fradiae includes:
- a CDS encoding Rv2175c family DNA-binding protein, with the translated sequence MTEIDAKTDALVPGWLFLPDIAEMLDVEVTRVRQLVKEGQLIAVRREVRPGEKILQVPAAFIQGDKVVKGLVGTLTLLRDDGFTDEEMLEWLFTPDPSLPGTPAQALNENRGTEVKRRAQALAV
- the thiE gene encoding thiamine phosphate synthase; translation: MSTPRAQLADARLYLCTDARKRQGDLPAFLDAVLSSGVDIVQLRDKGMEAGEELEHLAVFAEACRRHGKLLAVNDRADVAHAIASDVLHLGQGDLPVPAARAILGEQVLIGRSCHAEDEVDAAAAEPGVDYFCTGPCWPTPTKPGRYAPGLGLVRHAADLAQDRPWFAIGGIDETNLDEVLDAGARRIVVVRAITEAADPAAAAAALAKRVRERLDR
- a CDS encoding NAD(P)/FAD-dependent oxidoreductase, with amino-acid sequence MSEQKQQPQSNGRRVVIVGAGMAGVQTAVALREQGFTGPVVLIGAEPHQPYDRPPLSKAVLLGKAEGSAFDIDFTALGIDLRLGVEVTGLRPADHEVDTETGPVPYDVLVVATGAYPLTLPGSEGVPGVHLLRTLDDAVRLGPVLERRHAVVVVGAGWIGAEFATAAREAGCDVTVVEAADRPLAGALPAEVTAPMGAWYTASGADLRLHARVRRVEEGRVVLDGPDGTTAELPADAVVVGIGARPATDWLAGSGAALDPSGALTADDRLRTSLPDVYAVGDCASFPSARYGERLLVHHWDNALQGPRTVAADILGGAPEPYDPVPYFWSEQFGRFVQYAGHHGAADTLLWRGDPADATWSVLWLRGETPVALLAVGRPRDLAQGRRLIERRTPVDPARAADPSVPLKAAVR